The following is a genomic window from Actinomadura sp. WMMB 499.
CGTCATCGCGCTGGCCCGCTGCTACCACACGGTCGGCGACCTCGGGCAGGCCACCGCGCTCGGCGAGCGCGCCATGGAGCGGCTGCGCGCCGTCGGGCTCGGCGTGGGACGCGAGCACACCGAGGCCGGACGCGTCCTCCTCCTGGCGTACGTGGACCGGTCCGACCCGGCGCGCGCGCACGAGATCGGCCGCCGGCTCCTGTACCCGGACGGCGCGGACGAACCGGCGAGCGTCCACTACCAGCGGGCCAGCCTGCGCGCCCTGGAGGAGGGCGCGATCGGCGACTCGCTGTACTTCGCCGACCAGGCCCTGGCGGCCCGCTCGGAAGGCGCCCCGCTCCGGGTCGAGGCGCGCCTGCGCCTCGCCGCGGCCAGGGCCCTGCTCCGGGGCGTCGCGCCGTTCTCGCAGCGGGACTCCTCGGCCGTCCCCGGCACCTTCGGACGTCCCCGCGCCGAGGGCTCCGCCGACGCCGCCCGCGAAGCGCTCGAACTGCTCGCGGGGACGACCGCGCTGACCGGGGCCGACGCCACCGAGTGCGCGATCGCCCGTGCGCGCGCGCTCGTCCTGGCGGGAGAGCCGGCCGAGGCCATCACCGCCCTCGAGGAGTTCCTGGACACCGGTATTGCCCTGCAGGCGCCGTCGCCCACGATCCCGTCCCGTCCGCTCACCCTGCAGCCCGGGCAGGATCTCGTGGCCCGGTCGAGGACGACCGTCCGGGCCCGGCTCGTCCTCGCGCGGGCACGCGTCGCGCAGGGGGACCGGCAGGCCGCGCAGGTCGTGCTCCGGGCCGCGTCCGGGCAGCTCGCGACGCTCCCGGCCGGACGTCCCACGGCGAACCTGCTCCGCGAGATGGGCGAACTGTTCGAGCTCGTCCAGGACGGCGAGAGCGCGGCCGCCGCGTACCGGCAGGCGCTCGAGGCCGCCGGGCTGCGCGCCGGACGCCCCCACGAGGCCAACCGCGACCTCGGCCGCGTCTGACGCCGCCCGCCGCGGCCGCGCGCCCGGATGCCGGATCCTCGCGGTCGGCGCGATCGG
Proteins encoded in this region:
- a CDS encoding helix-turn-helix transcriptional regulator, with product MSQAQLAGHDLSDSYISLIESGKRTPTPTVLRMLAERLGCTPEYLAEGVEPEQRTHLEVRERHAHLALLGGDPAAAEEGFDDVIARSDDPDLTSRARWGRARALEALGRTDLAIGLFEELREQAERDTGRTSTLPAVIALARCYHTVGDLGQATALGERAMERLRAVGLGVGREHTEAGRVLLLAYVDRSDPARAHEIGRRLLYPDGADEPASVHYQRASLRALEEGAIGDSLYFADQALAARSEGAPLRVEARLRLAAARALLRGVAPFSQRDSSAVPGTFGRPRAEGSADAAREALELLAGTTALTGADATECAIARARALVLAGEPAEAITALEEFLDTGIALQAPSPTIPSRPLTLQPGQDLVARSRTTVRARLVLARARVAQGDRQAAQVVLRAASGQLATLPAGRPTANLLREMGELFELVQDGESAAAAYRQALEAAGLRAGRPHEANRDLGRV